Proteins from a genomic interval of Oncorhynchus clarkii lewisi isolate Uvic-CL-2024 chromosome 13, UVic_Ocla_1.0, whole genome shotgun sequence:
- the LOC139424078 gene encoding metalloproteinase inhibitor 2-like gives MTWSVSFITLVVLFLWRVDDITEACTCMSVHPQRAFCNADLNHVSYFVVIRAKVVGVKAVSGNTNYDVKQIEMFKGPNQDIHVISTGGPCRAFLEINKEYLFTGRLNTDGTVHVIMCDFIQSWGALSDTQMRSLTLRYQSGCDCTIIRCTSLPCPISTADECLWMDIGQSRPWDNNIACIKGGDGSCAWYKGMALPK, from the exons ATGACTTGGTCCGTAAGTTTCATTACTCTGGTCGTTCTGTTCCTGTGGCGGGTCGATGACATCACAGAAGCTTGCACTTGCATGAGTGTACATCCTCAACGGGCTTTTTGCAATGCAGAT TTAAACCATGTCTCTTATTTTGTAGTGATCAGGGCAAAGGTGGTTGGCGTGAAAGCTGTGTCTGGTAACACCAACTATGACGTCAAACAGATCGAG ATGTTCAAAGGTCCTAACCAGGATATCCACGTCATCTCCACTGGAGGCCCGTGTCGCGCATTTCTGGAAATCAACAAGGAGTATCTCTTCACAG GCAGGCTGAATACTGATGGAACAGTGCATGTAATAATGTGTGACTTCATTCAGTCCTGGGGGGCTTTGAGTGACACACAAATGAGGAGCTTGACTCTGCGCTACCAAAGCGGCTGTGATTGCACG ATCATCCGCTGCACTTCCCTTCCCTGTCCGATCAGCACCGCGGATGAGTGCCTGTGGATGGACATTGGCCAAAGCAGACCCTGGGACAATAACATTGCCTGTATCAAGGGGGGTGATGGATCCTGTGCCTGGTACAAGGGGATGGCACTGCCCAAGTAG
- the LOC139424079 gene encoding metalloproteinase inhibitor 2-like, translating into MTRYVSSCFITLFVLFLWRVEDIADACKCSPPHPQKAFCDAEIVIRAKVVGKKAVSNAIKYDIQQIKMFKCPDQVIHAIFTAPSPAACGVTLDLNKEYLFTGKMETGRMYVTLCGYNPPWEDLSAAQKNSLTHRYQSGCDCEIIHCTSLPCPISTTDACLWMDWGTNNSQNLACIKSNGSCAWK; encoded by the exons ATGACGCGGTATGTAAGCAGTTGTTTCATTACTCTGTTCGTGCTGTTCCTGTGGCGGGTCGAAGACATCGCAGATGCGTGCAAATGCTCCCCTCCGCATCCCCAAAAGGCTTTTTGCGATGCAGAAATCG TGATCAGGGCGAAGGTGGTTGGAAAGAAAGCGGTGTCTAACGCCATCAAGTATGACATCCAACAGATCAAG ATGTTCAAATGCCCAGACCAGGTTATCCACGCCATCTTCACTGCACCATCCCCAGCTGCATGCGGTGTGACTCTGGACCTCAACAAGGAGTATCTCTTCACAG gcaAGATGGAGACTGGAAGGATGTATGTAACACTGTGTGGCTATAATCCGCCCTGGGAGGACTTGAGTGCTGCACAAAAGAACAGCTTGACTCACCGCTACCAAAGCGGCTGTGATTGCGAG ATCATCCACTGCACTTCGCTCCCCTGTCCGATCAGCACCACAGATGCATGTCTGTGGATGGACTGGGGGACAAACAATAGCCAAAACCTTGCCTGTATCAAGAGTAATGGTTCTTGTGCTTGGAAGTAG
- the LOC139365167 gene encoding metalloproteinase inhibitor 2-like isoform X1, producing MTRYVSSCFITLVVLFLWRVEDIADACSCFPQHPQQAFCNAEIVIRAKVVGKKAVSNAIKYDIQQIKMFKGCDQVIHAIFTYTTSCSVTLEINKEYLFTGKLKTGRMSITLCGYNPPWEDLSAAQKNSLTHRYQSGCDCKIIHCTSLPCPISTSDTCLWTYLGTDNGQNLACIKRQDGSCAWYKKIALPKK from the exons atgactCGGTATGTAAGCAGCTGTTTCATTACTCTGGTCGTTCTGTTCCTTTGGCGGGTCGAAGACATCGCAGACGCTTGCAGTTGCTTCCCTCAGCATCCTCAACAGGCTTTTTGCAATGCAGAAATCG TGATCAGGGCGAAGGTGGTTGGAAAGAAAGCGGTGTCTAACGCCATCAAGTATGACATCCAACAGATCAAG ATGTTCAAAGGTTGTGACCAGGTTATCCACGCGATCTTCACTTACACCACTTCGTGCAGCGTGACTCTAGAAATCAACAAGGAGTATCTCTTCACAG GCAAGCTGAAGACTGGAAGGATGTCTATAACACTGTGTGGCTATAATCCGCCCTGGGAGGACTTGAGTGCTGCACAAAAGAACAGCTTGACTCACCGCTACCAAAGCGGCTGTGattgcaag ATCATCCACTGCActtccctcccctgtccaatcAGCACCTCGGATACATGCCTGTGGACATACTTGGGAACCGACAATGGCCAAAACCTTGCCTGTATCAAGAGGCAAGATGGGTCCTGTGCCTGGTACAAGAAGATAGCACTACCCAAGAAGTAG
- the LOC139365167 gene encoding metalloproteinase inhibitor 2-like isoform X2: MNLVLFINQLIIRIRCASLGLEETYRTAAPQEQDRALLHYFAYVIRAKVVGKKAVSNAIKYDIQQIKMFKGCDQVIHAIFTYTTSCSVTLEINKEYLFTGKLKTGRMSITLCGYNPPWEDLSAAQKNSLTHRYQSGCDCKIIHCTSLPCPISTSDTCLWTYLGTDNGQNLACIKRQDGSCAWYKKIALPKK; the protein is encoded by the exons ATGAACCTTGTTCTGTTTATCAACCAGTTAATTATTAGAATTAGGTGCGCTAGCTTAGGGTTGGAGGAAACCTACAGGACTGCAGCTCCCCAAGAACAGGATAGAGCCCTGCTACACTATTTTGCTTACG TGATCAGGGCGAAGGTGGTTGGAAAGAAAGCGGTGTCTAACGCCATCAAGTATGACATCCAACAGATCAAG ATGTTCAAAGGTTGTGACCAGGTTATCCACGCGATCTTCACTTACACCACTTCGTGCAGCGTGACTCTAGAAATCAACAAGGAGTATCTCTTCACAG GCAAGCTGAAGACTGGAAGGATGTCTATAACACTGTGTGGCTATAATCCGCCCTGGGAGGACTTGAGTGCTGCACAAAAGAACAGCTTGACTCACCGCTACCAAAGCGGCTGTGattgcaag ATCATCCACTGCActtccctcccctgtccaatcAGCACCTCGGATACATGCCTGTGGACATACTTGGGAACCGACAATGGCCAAAACCTTGCCTGTATCAAGAGGCAAGATGGGTCCTGTGCCTGGTACAAGAAGATAGCACTACCCAAGAAGTAG